CACCGTCGGCAACGATGGCACCGTGTCCATCACCGTGGCCGGCAACCCGGCCTCGCAGGTGATCGGCAACCTGCAGACCGCCGACTTCATCAACCCGGCGGGCCTGCAGGCAACGGGCAACAACCTGTTCCTGGAAACCGCCTCCAGCGGCGCGCCACAGATCGGCACCCCTGGCCTGAACGGTTTCGGCACCACGCTGCAAAGCACCCTGGAAACCTCCAACGTCAGCACCGTGGAAGAGATGGTCAACATGATCACCACCCAGCGCGCTTACGAGATGAACTCCAAGGTGATCTCCACCGCCGACCAGATGCTCTCGTTCGTAACGCAGAATCTGTAATCAAGTCTATGGGGCGCCCTGACGGCGCCTGCAACACCGTGAGGTAAGGGTCATGAATCGCTATGTTTCCGTTCTGGCATTGAGTGGGATCGCCGTGCTCGCGGGCTGTGTCGCCCCGACGCCAAAACCCAATGACCCGTACTACGCGCCGGTGTTGCCACGCACACCGCTGCCGGCGGCGGCCAACAACGGCTCGATCTACCAGGCCGGTTTCGAACAGAACCTGTACAGCGACCGCAAGGCCTTCCGGGTCGGTGACATCATCACCATTACCCTGAACGAGAAGACCCAGGCCAGCAAGAACGCCAACTCCCAGGTCGGCAAGACCAGCAAGGCAGGGATTGGCCTGACCTCGTTGTTCGGTGCCATTCCCAACACCAACAACCCGCTGGGTGACGGCGACCTGAGCCTGAATGCCGGCTACAGCGGCGATCGCGCCACCAACGGCAAGAGCGCGGCGGGGCAGGGCAACAGCCTGACGGGGTCGATCACCGTGACGGTGGCCGACGTGTTGCCCAACGGCATCATCGCCGTGCGCGGTGAGAAGTGGATGACTCTCAACACCGGCGACGAGCTGGTGCGGATTGCCGGCATGGTGCGTGCCGACGATATCTCCACCGATAACACGGTGCCGTCGACCCGCATTGCCGACGCGCGTATTACCTACTCCGGCACCGGCGCGTTTGCCGACGCGAGCCAGCCGGGCTGGTTCGACCGGTTCTTCCTCAGCCCGCTGTTCCCTTTCTAGGTGGCCACTTTGAAATTCAAACAGCTGATGGCGGCGGCACTCCTGCTCTCCTTGAGCGCTGTCGCCCAGGCCGAGCGCTTGAAGGACATCGCCAGTATTTCCGGCGTGCGCTCCAACCAGTTGATCGGCTATGGCCTGGTGGTGGGGCTCAACGGTACGGGTGACCAGACCACCCAGACCCCGTTTACCCTGCAGACCTTCAACAACATGCTCTCGCAGTTCGGCATTAAAGTGCCGCCGGGGTCGGGCAACGTGCAGCTTAAAAACGTCGCGGCGGTGTCGATCAGTGCCGATTTGCCGGCTTTCTCCAAGCCGGGCCAGGTAGTGGACATCACGGTGTCGTCCATCGGTAACTCCAAAAGCCTGCGCGGCGGTACCTTGCTGATGACGCCCCTCAAGGGTATTGACGGCAACGTCTACGCCATCGCCCAGGGCAACCTGGTGGTGGGCGGGTTCGACGCCGAAGGTCGCGACGGTTCCAAGATCACCGTCAACGTGCCGTCGGCCGGTCGCATCCCTGGCGGGGCCACGGTGGAACGCACCGTGCCCAGCGGTTTCAACCAGGGCAACAGCCTGACCTTGAACCTCAACCGCTCGGATTTCACCACCGCCAAGCGCGTAGTCGACAAGGTCAATGACATGCTCGGCCCAGGCGTTGCCCAGGCCATCGACGGCGGTTCGATCCGCGTGACCGCGCCGCTGGACCCAAGCCAGCGCGTGGACTACCTGTCCATTCTGGAAAACCTGGAAGTCGATCCAGGCCAGGCGGTGGCCAAAGTCATCATCAACTCGCGTACCGGTACCATTGTGATCGGCCAGAACGTCAAGGTTTCGCCGGCGGCGGTGACCCACGGCAGCCTGACGGTGACCATCACCGAAGACCCGATCGTCAGCCAGCCTGGGCCGTTGTCCAACGGCCAGACGGCGGTGGTGCCACGCTCGCGGGTCAACGCTCAGCAAGAAGCCAAGCCGATGTTCAAATTCGGCCCCGGCACCACCCTGGACGAAATTGTCCGCGCGGTGAACCAGGTGGGCGCGGCGCCCGGCGACTTGATGGCGATCCTTGAAGCTTTGAAACAGGCCGGCGCCTTGCAGGCCGACCTGATCGTCATCTGAGGCCATGGCCATGGATATGCATAAAAGCGGAATCAGCAGCACGGCGGACTCGGGGTCTTACTCCGACCTGAACCGGCTTAACCAGCTCAAGGTCGGTGACAAGAACAGCGAAGGCAACATGCGCAAAGTGGCGCAGGAGTTCGAGTCGCTGTTCCTGAGCGAAATGCTCAAATCCATGCGGTCGGCTACCGAAGCGCTGGGCAAAGACAACCCGATGAACACCCCGGCGGCCAAGCAGTACCAGGAAATGTACGACCAGCAACTGGCCGTCTCGCTGTCCCGCGAGGGCGGCGGCATTGGCCTGGCCGACGTGCTGATGCGCCAGATGCAGAAGAACAAACCGGTGGACGCGCAGGCGGCTACATTGCAGGGGCCTGCAGCGGCCGAAGCGGTCAAGAAAGTCGATGTGCCGACCGAGATCGCCGCCGGTACCCAGGCCGACGGTCCGCTTGGACGCTCCAATGGCCAACGTCCGCTGTGGGCGTTCCGCGTCGCCGAGCCTCAAGCCGGCGCCGCAGCCAGCCACGGCAACGACATGGAACTGATGAACCAGCGCCGCATTGCCTTGCCGAGCAAGCTGACCGATCGGCTGTTGGCCGGCATCGTGCCGAGCGCCCAGGTTGCCACTGAGGCCAAGGCCGCGCCGCTGCGCAACAGCGCCTTGCAGGACAACGTGATCAACAGCGGCGCACGCAGCGTTGCCGCGGCCAACGGCAGCATGCAGGTCTATGGCCGCGCCGTGGCCCAACCACCGTTGGCGCCGGCCAAGAAGGCGTTCAGCTCCCAGGACGAATTTGTCGCCACCATGCTGCCGATGGCCGAAGCGGCCGCCAAGCGTATCGGCATCGATCCGAAGTATCTGGTGGCCCAGGCCGCCCTGGAAACCGGTTGGGGCAAATCGGTGATGCGTGCCCAGGACGGAACCAGCAGCCACAACCTGTTCGGCATCAAGGCCGGCAAGAGCTGGCAGGGCGGCCAGGCACGTGCGATTACCAGCGAGTTTCGCGATGGGGCGATGGTCAAGGAGACCGCGCAGTTCCGCTCCTACGATTCCTATCAGGACAGCTTCCACGACCTGGTGACGTTGCTGCAAAGCAATGATCGCTATAAAGACGTGGTGAAATCGGCCGATAACCCAGAACGCTTTGTACGCGAGTTGCAAAAGGCGGGGTACGCCACCGACCCTAACTACGCCAACAAGATTTCGCAGATCGCCAATTCGATGAACAGTTACCAGAATTACGCCGCCGCGGGCGCGACCACTCTTTTATAAGGTCTGAACCATGAGTTTGCTCAATATCGGGATGTCGGGGCTTAACGCCGCTCAAGGATCGTTGTCGGTCTTGAGTAACAACATCGCCAACGCCAATACCGCAGGCTATTCGCGTCAGCAGACCACGCAAAGCGCGAACGCCGTGAACCAGTTCGGCGGCGTGTACATCGGCAGCGGTACCACTCTGGCCGATGTGCGCCGGGTGTATAACGAATTTCTGGACACTGCTTATCAGAACAGCACCGCGCTCAACGGCGATGCCAAGGCTTATCAGGATCAGGTCAGTGCTATCGACAAGACCTTATCGGACAAGACGACCGGCATGTCGGCGGTGCTCAGTTCGTTTTTTGCCGCGGTGCAGACGGCGGCAAGCAACCCAAGCGACGTGACCGCCCGCCAGGTGATGATCACCAACGCTCAGACGTTGAGCAATCGCTTCAACGCGATTTCCTCGCAGTTGAGCCAGCAGAAAGAGACCATCAATGGTCAGTTGACTTCAATGAGCGATCAGGTCAACCAATTGACTGCCTCGATTGCCTCGCTCAACAAGCAGATCAATCAGGCGCAGGGTTCGACCAACACCACACCCGCCAACCTGCTCGACTCCCGCGCCGAGGCCGTGCGTTCTCTCAACGAATTGATCGGCGTGACCGCAGTCGAAAAGAATGGCGTGTTCAGTGTCAGCACCGGCAGTGGCCAGTCCCTGGTCCTGGGCGACCAGTTCAGCACCATTTCCGCCGTGCCGAGCAGAGGCGATACCAGCCAATACACCATTGAGCTGAATGCACCCGGCGGCACCAAGCTCGATCTAGGCAACGTGATCAGCGGCGGTAGCATCGGTGGCCTGTTGCGTTATCGCAGCGATGCGCTGATCCCGGCGATCAATGACCTGGGCCGCATTGCAGTGACGACGGCTGATGTGGTCAACAGTCAGCTGGGCCAGGGCCTGGATCTCAACGGTGAGTTCGGCTCCTCGTTGTTCACGGACATTAACAGTGCGTCGGCCGTTGCCCTGCGCAGCCAGGCTGCCCAAGGCAATCTCGGTAATGGCGCCTTGGGTGTGACGATCAAAGACACCAGCAAGCTGACCAATTACGATTACAAGGTTTCCTTCAACGACAGCACCGACCTCACCAAGGCGACCGTGCTGCGTTCCGACGGCAAGGCCATGGGGGTTTACGACCTCAGTGCCACGCCGCCGCCGGTCATTGATGGGTTCACGCTGGCGGTCAAGAGTGGTGCGGTCCAGGCCGGTGACAGCTTCAAGGTCAGCCCCACAGCTAACGGCGCGAAGGAAATCGGCACCGTTCTCACCGACCCTACCAAGCTCGCTTTTGCCGCGCCGCTGCTGGGCGAAGCCAGCAAAACCAACCAGGGCACCGGCAACTTCACACCGCCAGCGCTGACCGTACCCCTGGATATCCAGGGCGGCGCCGCCACTGCTCAGTTGCGCGTCGGCATTGAAAACTCGATGCCGGTGAAGATGGTGTTCGGCAAGCCCGCGGCAGATGGCACCCAGCCGTATAAGCTCAATGATTCCCAGGGTAATCCGATCGGCAGCGGGACTATCGTTCCGGGGCAGGGCAACAAAGTCACCATTAATGTGCCGATGCGCGATGCCAGCGGGGCATTGGTAGTGCCGGCCACCAGTTTCAGTTTTGATACCACGGTGGGCGGGGTGCCAGCGGATGGTGACAGCACTTCCTTCTCGTTCAATGCCGGCGGCAAGTCGGACAACCGCAATGCGTTGCAACTGTTGAATCTGCAGACCAAGGCAACCATTGGCACGGCGGCTGATGGCACCGGCGGCACCAGCCTGGTAGGGGCCAACAGTAAGCTGGTGTCGACCGTCGGTGCCAAGGCTGCTGCGGCCGGCACCGACACCAGCGCCACCGGCGCGCTGTTAACCGCCAATAAAAACGCGCGCAATTCGGTGTCCCAGGTCAACCTGGATGAAGAGGCCGGTGACATGATCAAGTTCCAGCAGTACTACACCGCGTCGTCGCAGATCATCAAGGCTGCGCAAGAAACCTTCAGCACGCTGATCAATAGTCTTTAAGGGAGCCAGGGACGATGCGCATTTCTACCCAGCAGTATTTCGAGACCAGTTCCACCAAGTACTCGAACAACTATTCCGGCGTGGTGAAAGCCCAGGACCAGGCCAGCAGCGGCGTGCGCGTGCAAACCGCCGCGGATGACCCGGTGGCGGCGGCACGTTTGTTGATGCTGCAGCAGCAGAAAGACATGCTGACCCAGTACAACGGCAATATCACCAGCCTCAAGGACAAGCTGACCAACGAAGAGAGCGTACTGGGCGCGATCAGCGATGCCATGCAGCGCGCCACTGAATTGGCGCTGCGTGCCGGTGGTTCGGTCAGCGACGCGGATCGACGCTCGATCGCCAGCGAAGTGGGGGCGATCGAGGATCAGGTGCTGGGTTTGCTCAACAGCAAAGACTCTTCCGGTAACTATCTGTTTTCCGGCTCCAAAACCCAGACTCCGCCTTATACGCGTAACAACGATGGGACCTACAGCTATCAGGGTGATGAAACACCGCTGAGCCTGCAGGTTTCCAATACGCTGACGATCAACGCCGGCGATACCGGCAAGACTGTCCTGGAAGGCGCGGCCAACTCGGGTCGTACCCAGGCCCCGTGGCTGGCGCCGGTGCCTCAGACGGTGCCGCCGACTGTCAACGACAACAAGGTGGCCCTGTCCGCCGGCCTGGTCACGTCGAGCGCTGACTACTCGAATAAATTTGCCGATGGCCAGCCATACAAGCTCACGTTCACCAGCAGTACGCAATTTAAGGTGGAGGATAAAAACGGTACCGATATCACTTCCGAGATCCCCGGCAACGGCACGTTCGATGCCTCCAAAGAAGGCAGCTCCAGCGTTGCGCTGCGTGGTGTGAAGTTCGATATCACCCTGAAGCTGGGCGACGATGTCGCGCCAGGCGCGCCCTCCGATGCGCTGGTCAAGGACCGTACGTTCAGCCTGGAGTCCAAACCCGACACCTTCAGCGTCTCGCGCACGCCGAGCAACGCCTCAAACGCCCAACTGACCGGGGCTCGTGTGTCAAACCAGACGGACTATGCCAGCACCTTTCCGACCAACAGCGGCGCGATCATCAAGTTCACCAGTGCCACGGCCTATGAGGTGTATGCCCAGCCGTACACCACCGACAGCAAGACCATTGCCACCGGTGATACCGGTGGCGGTACCACGGTGACAGCGGCCGGCGTGACCTTCGATGTGAGTGCCGGGCCACCGCAGCCGGGTGATCAGTTCTCCGTCGGGGCCAACACCCAGAAGACCCAGAATGCACTCGATACCCTGGGGCAGTTGCGTCATGCCCTGGAGCTGCCGGCCGATGGCAACCCGGCGGCGACCGTCAAGCTGAAGGACGTACTGGATACGTCCATCGCCAACCTGGCCAATTCGACGTCCCAGATCGTCAACGTGCGGGGCTCCATCGGTGCGCGAGGCCAAGCGTTGACTATCCAGTCCGACGAAAACGCCAGCATTGGTATCGCCAACACCAGCACGATGAGCGACTTGGCCAACATCGACATGGGCGAGGCGGCAATCAACCTGTCGCTGCAGCAGACCATGCTGCAAGCCTCGCAACTGGCATTCGTGAAGATCTCGCAGTTGAGCCTGTTCAATAAGATGTAATTTCAGCGCGTGAACGCCGCGGCCCAGCCTGGAAACAGGTTGGGCCGCAGTCGTTTTCGCGGCTCAATTGTTTAAAGGTTTTCATAAACCGCAGAAAATTGAGTGACCTGTGAGTCATAAAGCGCATCTTCACTGTATCGTGTGAAAAGGATAAGTCGTCACAGGGTCCTTGCGGGGCGGCTTTCAGCGAGATTTTTATGGGGTTACCCCCTTTATTGTCAGCACCCCAGGCGTCGGCCTTGGGGTGTTCTCCAGCTATTTAGTATTGGGAAGCCACAATGATTGGCATAAAAAGCATCGCCAGTTACGTGCCGGCGGACGGTATCGATAACTACGCCCAGGGTGCCAAATTCGCCAAGGATGAAGAGTTCATCATTGGCAAGATCGGTTCGGCGTTCCTGCCGCGCAAGGAAGCAGCGCAGGAAACCTCCGATCTGTGTGTCGAAGCGGTCAACGCCTTGTTTGCCAACAACCCGGATCTCAAGCGCGAGTCGATTGACGCGCTGATCGTCGTGACCCAGAACGGCGACGAGGAGGGCTTGCCCCATACCGCCGCTATCGTCCAGGACAAACTGGGCCTGCCGACCCACGTCGCCGCGTTCGATATTTCCCTGGGCTGCTCCGGTTACGTCTACGGCATCTACGCGATGAAGGGCTTCATGGAAGCCACCGGCCTGAAAAACGGTCTGTTGATCACCGCCGACCCGTATTCAAAGATTGTCGACCCGGAAGATCGCAACACCACCATGCTGTTCGGCGATGCCGCCACCGCGACCTGGATGGGCGAAGACGCTTCGTGGCAGCTGGGCAAGTCCAAGTTCGGCACCGACGGTTCCGGCGCGCCGCACCTGAAGGTCAGCGACGGCGTGTTCTTCATGAACGGTCGGCAGGTGTTCAACTTTGCCCTGCTCAAGGTGCCGGCGCATTTGCACGAGCTGCTCAATGAATCGGAGCTCAAGGCCGATGACATCGATGCGTTCTGCATTCACCAGGGCAGTGCGGCGATTGTCGACGCGGTGGCCCGTCGTTTCGAAGACGCACCGGTGGACAAGTTCATCAAGGACATGGTCGAGACCGGCAACACTGTGTCGTCGAGCATTCCGTTGCTGCTGGAAAAGCACGTGATGGACGCCACCTGGAAGCGCGTGGCGATCAGTGGTTTCGGTGTGGGCCTGTCGTGGGGATCGGCGATTCTCTATCGACCGTGACGTTTCAGTAGACGGCTTCTCTGGTAAATGCAAACGCCGATGATTGAAAAATCATCGGCGTTTTTTATTTGGCGTCAAAAAAGCCCGTGAAATCGACGCTGGGGCTCGGGCTAAACCCTTGAATTGCAAGGGGTGGCACCACGCCAGTAAAAAAAATCAAAAAAACCCTCAAGCAACCGGCTACCACGACGATAACTATTACGTAGGTTCTCTAGGCCACACCCGGCAGTTGCCAGGGCCGGAAGCCGCAGTATCCATCCAACGAGGATTTCGTCATGGCTTTAACAGTAAACACCAACATTGCTTCCGTCTCCACTCAGGGCAACCTGAACAAAGCTGGCACCGCCCTGGCCACTTCCATGCAGCGCCTGTCTTCGGGCCTGCGTATCAACAGCGCTAAAGACGACGCTGCCGGCCTGGGTATCGCTACCCGTATGACCAGCCAGATCAACGGCCTGGGTCAAGCAGTGAAGAACGCCAACGATGGTATCTCCATCGCGCAGACCGCTGAAGGCGCAATGCAGGCTTCGACCGACATTCTGCAAAAAATGCGTACCCTGGCTCTGTCCTCGGCTACCGGCTCCCTGAGCACCGACGACCGTAAGTCGAACAACGACGAATACCAGGCTCTGACTTCGGAACTGACCCGTATCTCGCAAACCACCACTTTCGGTGGCCAGAAACTGCTGGACGGTTCGTACGGTACCAAAGCCATCCAGGTTGGCGCCAACGCTAACGAAACCATCAACGTAAGCCTGGACAACGTTGCGGCCAACAACATTGGTTCGCAGCAAGTCAAGAGCATTGGTATCACCCCAGGTGCCGGTGTTGCTGGCGGCGCAATCGCTGTAACCGGTAACGGCCAGACTAGCAGCGTCACCGTAGCGGCTGCTGCTTCGGCCAAAACCATCGCTGCCCAACTGAACGGCGCCATCGGTGGCCTGGGCGCTACCGCCAGCACAGAAGCTCAGTTCGTGGTCGGCGCAGGTGCTGCTACTGCTCCTGCTTCGTTCACCATGACCGTTGGCGGCCAAGCCACTACGTTCGTCGGCGTGACCGATACCGCCAGCCTGGCTGACCAGCTGAAGTCCAACTCCGCCAAACTGGGTATCAGCGTTAACTACGATGAGTCCAAAGGCACCCTGTCGGTTAAATCCGACACCGGTGAAAACCTGGCCTTCAGCGCTTCGACCGCTGCCGGTACCATCACTGTCGCCACCAAAGACGGTTCGGGTACCTACGGCACTGCTACCGCCCTGGCTGACGGCATCATCGCTACCGGTGCTGTGAACCTGAACTCCTCCAAGGGCTACTCCCTGGAAGGCGCTGGTGTGACTGGTATCTTCGGTGCCGGTACTTCGGCTGCTTCGGCCAAGACCACCGTGTCGCAAACCGACGTGACCGACGCCACCAAGGCACAGAACGCTGTGTCCGTGATCGACCAGGCTATCGCTTCCATCTCCAGCGCCCGTTCGGGTCTGGGTGCTGTTCAGAACCGTCTGACCAGCACTGTGGATAACCTGACCAACATCCAGAAAAACACCACTGCTGCCCGTAGTACTGTTCAGGACGTCGACTTCGCTTCCGAAGCCGCTGAACTGACCAAGCAGCAAACCCTGCAGTCGGCTTCGACCGCGATCCTGTCGCAGGCTAACCAACTGCCATCCGCTGTACTGAAGCTGCTTCAGTAATTCAAGCGCTTGGTAGCTGACGGAAGGGCGCGTTTACGTGCCCTTTCGTCTTTTCCAATCAGAGGAGATTGGGCATGGACATGAACGTAAATTTGAACTTGTCTTATCCGTCGCTCGCCCCTCAAGGCGCTGTGGCACCTGTGGTTGTGGATAAAGACAAAAGCAAGGTTGAAGCGACTGCACCAACCCCGGATAAGGCCAAACCTGGCGATCTGGAAAAAGCGGTCACCGACATTAAAGAATTCGTACAAGCGGCCCAGCGCAATCTGGATTTTTCCATTGATGATTCCACTCACAGGGTCGTGGTCAAGGTCATTGCCACCGACACCGGTGAAGTGATCCGCCAGATCCCATCGGAAACGGCCTTGAAATTGGCGCAGAGCTTGTCCAGCGCCAGTCATGTGCTGTTTGACGACAAGGCTTGAGCTGGCATGAAACTTGTTGCTGCTACTGTCTGATGCGTAATTCGTCAAGATAACGGCAGCCACCGGACTAGGAGAAAGATGATGGCGGGTACAACGATTACTGGCGTGGGGTCTGGTTTCGACACCCAGGCAATTGTGAAATCCCTGGTGGATGCCGAACGCGCGCCGAAGCAGGCGCAGATCAACGCACAGTCGCAAAAGGCAACGACCCAGCTGTCGTCGATCGGCAAGATCCAGGCCGCGCTGGATGCGTTCCGTGGCGCGCTGGACAGCATGGTGACCGATAACAGCTTCAGTGGTTTGACCGGCACGTCCTCGGACGAAAAAGTCGCCACCATGACGGCCAACCAGGGCGCGGCCAACGGCAGTTTCTCGCTGGTCGTCAACCAGCTCGCAAAACCCTCGAAGCTGTCGACCGCCAGTTTTGCCGGTGGTCAATCCACGGTCGTCAACAGCACGGGCAAAGCGACGACGCTGACCATCAGCCAGTCAGGCAAGAACTTCGACCTGAGTGTGCCGGCCGGTGCGACCTTGCAACAGGTGCGCGATTCGATCAACTCGCAGTTCGGCACTGCCGGTCTGAGTGCCAACATTCTCACCGACTCCAACGGTTCGCGGATGATCCTGACGTCCACCAACGGCGGGGTAGGGTCTGACCTGACCATGTCGGGCAACTCCGGGATCGACACGGGCTACAAAGTGGTCGAGGTGCCGCAGAACGCCAAGTACACCATCGACAACATTCCGGCGGAATCCAAGTCCAACAGCATCACTGATGCCGTGAGTGGTGTCAGTATCAAATTGCTGACCGTGTCGCCTACAGTCGTTGCTAACGATCCGGATACTAATAATCCGGCTCGTACCGCCCTGACCATCTCGGTAAGCACCAGCACTACCGCACTGAAGTCCGGGGTCAAGGGTTTTGTCGACACCTACAACGCTCTGCTCAAGGCCATGAACGCTGAGACCAAAGTGACCAAGGATGCCGCCGGTAACTCAGTCGCGGCAACGCTGACCGGCGACTCGACCATGCGCACCCTGCAATCGGCGATCCGCAACGAGTTCAATATGTTGTCCGGCAACGGCACCTTGAAATCCCTGGCGCAGTTCGGCGTGAGTACCGATCAGGACACCGGTGCACTGAGCATCGACGCCAAGCAATGGGACAAGGCGGTGCTGAGCAATCCGGCGGATATCAACAGCATCTTCAGTGGCAAGTCAGGCCTGCTGGCGCGTATGAAGGCGGCGACCGAGCCCTACGCGAAGGCGTCCACTGGCATCCTGGCCACGCGCACCGCGTCGTTGTCCGAGAGCCTCAAAGACCTGAACAAAGACCAGATCAGCCTGGATGAGCGCATAACCACCATGCAGGATGCGCTGACTCGTAAGTACACCGCCATGGACACCTTGGTGGCGCAGCTGCGGCAGCAGAGCAACAGCATTCTCGGCACGCTCAATGCGATCAGTAATTCAAAAAGCGATAACTGATTGAATGGTCGAAAAAAAGCCCAGGTTCATTGACCTGGGCTTTGTTCTTCAAGCCGCCGACGGGTTAAAGTTTCCTGCAACCCAGTCGACATATTAGTTAGTGAAATCCTTCTCGCTGTTGCTTGTCACGAGGTAGAAACATGAATCCCATGAGAGCCCTTCGCCAATATCAGAAGGTCAATTCCCACGCCCAGATCTCCGAAGCCAGCCCGCATCGCCTGGTACAGATGCTGCTTGAAGGCGGCCTGGACCGTATGGCACAAGCCAAGGGCGCCTTGGCGCGCGGTGATATTGCTCAGAAGGGTCTGATGCTGGGCAAGGCCACCGATATCATTATCGGCCTTCGTGATGGCCTGAATGCGGAAAAAAGCGACAACAAGGAATATGTCCAGCGCCTGGAAGGCCTGTATGTGTACATGAGCAACCGCCTCATGGAGGCCAATCTGCACAACGATGCCGACATGATCGACGAAGTCGCGCAACTGCTGATTACCGTG
The sequence above is drawn from the Pseudomonas quebecensis genome and encodes:
- the flgH gene encoding flagellar basal body L-ring protein FlgH; the encoded protein is MNRYVSVLALSGIAVLAGCVAPTPKPNDPYYAPVLPRTPLPAAANNGSIYQAGFEQNLYSDRKAFRVGDIITITLNEKTQASKNANSQVGKTSKAGIGLTSLFGAIPNTNNPLGDGDLSLNAGYSGDRATNGKSAAGQGNSLTGSITVTVADVLPNGIIAVRGEKWMTLNTGDELVRIAGMVRADDISTDNTVPSTRIADARITYSGTGAFADASQPGWFDRFFLSPLFPF
- a CDS encoding flagellar basal body P-ring protein FlgI, whose protein sequence is MAAALLLSLSAVAQAERLKDIASISGVRSNQLIGYGLVVGLNGTGDQTTQTPFTLQTFNNMLSQFGIKVPPGSGNVQLKNVAAVSISADLPAFSKPGQVVDITVSSIGNSKSLRGGTLLMTPLKGIDGNVYAIAQGNLVVGGFDAEGRDGSKITVNVPSAGRIPGGATVERTVPSGFNQGNSLTLNLNRSDFTTAKRVVDKVNDMLGPGVAQAIDGGSIRVTAPLDPSQRVDYLSILENLEVDPGQAVAKVIINSRTGTIVIGQNVKVSPAAVTHGSLTVTITEDPIVSQPGPLSNGQTAVVPRSRVNAQQEAKPMFKFGPGTTLDEIVRAVNQVGAAPGDLMAILEALKQAGALQADLIVI
- the flgJ gene encoding flagellar assembly peptidoglycan hydrolase FlgJ — translated: MAMDMHKSGISSTADSGSYSDLNRLNQLKVGDKNSEGNMRKVAQEFESLFLSEMLKSMRSATEALGKDNPMNTPAAKQYQEMYDQQLAVSLSREGGGIGLADVLMRQMQKNKPVDAQAATLQGPAAAEAVKKVDVPTEIAAGTQADGPLGRSNGQRPLWAFRVAEPQAGAAASHGNDMELMNQRRIALPSKLTDRLLAGIVPSAQVATEAKAAPLRNSALQDNVINSGARSVAAANGSMQVYGRAVAQPPLAPAKKAFSSQDEFVATMLPMAEAAAKRIGIDPKYLVAQAALETGWGKSVMRAQDGTSSHNLFGIKAGKSWQGGQARAITSEFRDGAMVKETAQFRSYDSYQDSFHDLVTLLQSNDRYKDVVKSADNPERFVRELQKAGYATDPNYANKISQIANSMNSYQNYAAAGATTLL
- the flgK gene encoding flagellar hook-associated protein FlgK, producing MSLLNIGMSGLNAAQGSLSVLSNNIANANTAGYSRQQTTQSANAVNQFGGVYIGSGTTLADVRRVYNEFLDTAYQNSTALNGDAKAYQDQVSAIDKTLSDKTTGMSAVLSSFFAAVQTAASNPSDVTARQVMITNAQTLSNRFNAISSQLSQQKETINGQLTSMSDQVNQLTASIASLNKQINQAQGSTNTTPANLLDSRAEAVRSLNELIGVTAVEKNGVFSVSTGSGQSLVLGDQFSTISAVPSRGDTSQYTIELNAPGGTKLDLGNVISGGSIGGLLRYRSDALIPAINDLGRIAVTTADVVNSQLGQGLDLNGEFGSSLFTDINSASAVALRSQAAQGNLGNGALGVTIKDTSKLTNYDYKVSFNDSTDLTKATVLRSDGKAMGVYDLSATPPPVIDGFTLAVKSGAVQAGDSFKVSPTANGAKEIGTVLTDPTKLAFAAPLLGEASKTNQGTGNFTPPALTVPLDIQGGAATAQLRVGIENSMPVKMVFGKPAADGTQPYKLNDSQGNPIGSGTIVPGQGNKVTINVPMRDASGALVVPATSFSFDTTVGGVPADGDSTSFSFNAGGKSDNRNALQLLNLQTKATIGTAADGTGGTSLVGANSKLVSTVGAKAAAAGTDTSATGALLTANKNARNSVSQVNLDEEAGDMIKFQQYYTASSQIIKAAQETFSTLINSL
- a CDS encoding flagellar hook-associated protein 3, whose product is MRISTQQYFETSSTKYSNNYSGVVKAQDQASSGVRVQTAADDPVAAARLLMLQQQKDMLTQYNGNITSLKDKLTNEESVLGAISDAMQRATELALRAGGSVSDADRRSIASEVGAIEDQVLGLLNSKDSSGNYLFSGSKTQTPPYTRNNDGTYSYQGDETPLSLQVSNTLTINAGDTGKTVLEGAANSGRTQAPWLAPVPQTVPPTVNDNKVALSAGLVTSSADYSNKFADGQPYKLTFTSSTQFKVEDKNGTDITSEIPGNGTFDASKEGSSSVALRGVKFDITLKLGDDVAPGAPSDALVKDRTFSLESKPDTFSVSRTPSNASNAQLTGARVSNQTDYASTFPTNSGAIIKFTSATAYEVYAQPYTTDSKTIATGDTGGGTTVTAAGVTFDVSAGPPQPGDQFSVGANTQKTQNALDTLGQLRHALELPADGNPAATVKLKDVLDTSIANLANSTSQIVNVRGSIGARGQALTIQSDENASIGIANTSTMSDLANIDMGEAAINLSLQQTMLQASQLAFVKISQLSLFNKM
- a CDS encoding ketoacyl-ACP synthase III; the encoded protein is MIGIKSIASYVPADGIDNYAQGAKFAKDEEFIIGKIGSAFLPRKEAAQETSDLCVEAVNALFANNPDLKRESIDALIVVTQNGDEEGLPHTAAIVQDKLGLPTHVAAFDISLGCSGYVYGIYAMKGFMEATGLKNGLLITADPYSKIVDPEDRNTTMLFGDAATATWMGEDASWQLGKSKFGTDGSGAPHLKVSDGVFFMNGRQVFNFALLKVPAHLHELLNESELKADDIDAFCIHQGSAAIVDAVARRFEDAPVDKFIKDMVETGNTVSSSIPLLLEKHVMDATWKRVAISGFGVGLSWGSAILYRP
- a CDS encoding flagellin, coding for MALTVNTNIASVSTQGNLNKAGTALATSMQRLSSGLRINSAKDDAAGLGIATRMTSQINGLGQAVKNANDGISIAQTAEGAMQASTDILQKMRTLALSSATGSLSTDDRKSNNDEYQALTSELTRISQTTTFGGQKLLDGSYGTKAIQVGANANETINVSLDNVAANNIGSQQVKSIGITPGAGVAGGAIAVTGNGQTSSVTVAAAASAKTIAAQLNGAIGGLGATASTEAQFVVGAGAATAPASFTMTVGGQATTFVGVTDTASLADQLKSNSAKLGISVNYDESKGTLSVKSDTGENLAFSASTAAGTITVATKDGSGTYGTATALADGIIATGAVNLNSSKGYSLEGAGVTGIFGAGTSAASAKTTVSQTDVTDATKAQNAVSVIDQAIASISSARSGLGAVQNRLTSTVDNLTNIQKNTTAARSTVQDVDFASEAAELTKQQTLQSASTAILSQANQLPSAVLKLLQ